agacataaaatacacaataagtACAATACACTAACATTTAAattcaaacacaagtaaaatacaataatttaaatgTAATACTACGACTAAACACGactttctagcctaccatcaatataCCGGAGATACGTCTGCACTAAAATTAGTTCCCAAAACCAGAATTTTCCAGCGTAGAACAGATATTTCTATCATATTTGAGCACGTGCGGTGTCAACATCCAATTACAGGTGAGAGAAAAAAATCccaaagaaataaataaaagagagagaTCAAAATTTTACACGTCATAGGAGAAGATAATGAAGGTCCCATTGTTGGTAGCCAATAGTGTCACTATTATTAGACTCTTTTAGTGGGAAGGTAAAAGATGAGAAggtaatttaataaaaaaaggaTGAGGAGGTAGCTTTGAGGATCATTGATATCTTGCTCATTCTCTGTTGCCTTGTCTCTCTCACACACAATCAATCACAGCTTCACACTACAAAAAGGTGAGATAAAATTGAAGTAATTTTCTAAGGCTCAGCTTTCATCAAGAAAGACAAACAAGGCCCATAATTTTGTGCCTTTCACgttacataaaaaaatattactactaCTATAAAGACAGCTCCATTAGAATGGCGGATATTACTAGAACAAGCAAGATTATTGCTTCTACACTTAAAACCACCTTGTTTTCTTCTATTTCCATTTCCGTGATTCTTTTTGGTTCCTTCCTTTAGTAGTAGTATATTATTTCAAGAAGCAACCCAGACTATAAAAAAAACAACTTTTTACTGTTCCTAGTATTTATTTAGTATTTCAAAGCTTCTATTTTTTGGCTATGGCTTCTTGTGGGATAATTTCTGGGATTCACACTAATTTAAAAGCAATTGAGAAACTGCCGATTTCTAGTCCATGCTTCTTCAGGAGTTCTTTTGGTTTGGAACCTATACAGAGAATATGCATTGCTCCTAAGAGGTAATTACTTGCTTCCTCAGCCTCACTACTTGATATCTGTTTCTATCTAAATTTGGTTAATTAGTTGGCATACCAAACATTTGAAATTATCCATTTAATTGGAGTTTTTGGGTGCATTCATCATCTTAGCTGATTggtttagttatttttcatgttctGTTTGCAATTTGATGCTTATCTGTTTTCAGTTGTAGTTTCAGAATCTTGTTTTCTCTTGCAAGTAGTATTGAAGTTTTTGTCCCGGTTCTTGTCACGGATCTTGAAACAGGTAGTGAAGTAAAATCCCAAATTATATTAAAGGACTGTTTGATTAAAATGGAGATGCAACGGGACTAATCATGAATCCGTCGTTAATCATAATGAAGTTTCTGTGATGTGTTTTTACTCATGGACTTGCTGATATTTAGCAGTGGAAAAAGTTCATAAATTACCTTATACTGGAATCTATGTACTTTTGGGTGCCCTGACTCAGAATATAATCAACATGTTCTGCTATGTCAGATTAGCTTTTCCCGAGAGTACAATTATTCCAAAAGCATCCTCAGCTGCAGCTGTTGAGGTATCTAACTATATACTAATAACTCATTGAAATAACTTTTGCCCTTGTTTTTTGTTTTCCAAAAATTGAGACATTTGTTTTTGATTCATGGGACTGGGGAATCAGGACGGAAGTTCCCAAGAGACTGCTGTCCCGACGCCAAAAGTCATAATAGATCTGGATTCGAACCCTGATGCAACTGTAGTTGAGGTCACCTTTGGTGATCGCCTTGGAGCTCTTGTTGACACGGTAGGATTCATTATCTTCTTGATTCAAATACTTAATATTATTGCTGATAAATATTTGGAGTCATTTGGCAGCATATCTTTCTCGCGTATAGGCCTAACTTTTACTGAATGTGTTTACAGATGAGTGCACTAAAAAATCTTGGACTAAATGTTGTCAAAGCTAATGTCTGTCTAGATTCATCAGGGAAACATACTACATTATGCATAACAAATGCGTAAGTCATGTTGGATTACTTTATGTTTGTACGCTTTTATGGAAATTCTGATTGTTCTATTTTTGGGGATTTTTCCAGTTCTACTGGTAGGAAGGTCGACGATCCAGAGCAACTAGAAGCAATTCGTTTGACAATTATCAACAATATGATTGAGTTCCATCCGGTAGCGCTGCAATTTCAGCCGTCGTACATTGGATGCTTGTTAAGAGTACCTCTGTGGTATCTTTTATTTGCTGCTTCTTCTTACTGCATAATTTCTGCTGCAGGAATCTAGCGCCCTGTTAGCTATGGGTGAAGTCTTTGGTGCTTATCAACCAAATCAAAAGGTTGTAAATACTTTGTTATTG
This DNA window, taken from Nicotiana tabacum cultivar K326 chromosome 4, ASM71507v2, whole genome shotgun sequence, encodes the following:
- the LOC107774407 gene encoding ACT domain-containing protein DS12, chloroplastic, producing MASCGIISGIHTNLKAIEKLPISSPCFFRSSFGLEPIQRICIAPKRLAFPESTIIPKASSAAAVEDGSSQETAVPTPKVIIDLDSNPDATVVEVTFGDRLGALVDTMSALKNLGLNVVKANVCLDSSGKHTTLCITNASTGRKVDDPEQLEAIRLTIINNMIEFHPESSALLAMGEVFGAYQPNQKLDVDIATHIHVYDDSPERSLLYVEAADRPGLIVDLVKIITEINIDVESGEFDTEGLLAKAKFHVSYKNKALIKPLQQVLENSLRYYLRRPTTEESSF